The Budorcas taxicolor isolate Tak-1 chromosome 25, Takin1.1, whole genome shotgun sequence genome includes a region encoding these proteins:
- the CFL1 gene encoding cofilin-1, giving the protein MASGVAVSDGVIKVFNDMKVRKSSTPEEVKKRKKAVLFCLSEDKKNIILEEGKEILVGDVGQTVDDPYATFVKMLPDKDCRYALYDATYETKESKKEDLVFIFWAPECAPLKSKMIYASSKDAIKKKLTGIKHELQANCYEEVKDRCTLAEKLGGSAVISLEGKPL; this is encoded by the exons ATG GCCTCCGGTGTGGCTGTCTCTGATGGGGTCATCAAAGTGTTCAACGACATGAAAGTGCGTAAGTCGTCAACACCAGAGGAAGTGAAGAAGCGCAAGAAGGCGGTGCTCTTCTGCTTGAGTGAGGACAAGAAGAACatcatcctggaggagggcaaggagatCCTGGTGGGTGATGTGGGCCAGACGGTAGACGACCCCTATGCCACCTTCGTCAAGATGCTGCCAGACAAAGACTGCCGCTACGCCCTCTATGACGCAACCTACGAGACCAAGGAGAGCAAGAAGGAGGACCTGGTGTTCATCTTCTG GGCCCCTGAGTGTGCACCCCTTAAGAGCAAAATGATCTATGCCAGCTCCAAGGACGCCATCAAGAAGAAGCTGACAG GGATCAAGCATGAATTACAAGCAAACTGCTATGAGGAGGTCAAGGACCGTTGCACCCTTGCAGAGAAGCTGGGGGGCAGCGCTGTCATCTCCCTGGAGGGCAAGCCTTTGTGA
- the MUS81 gene encoding crossover junction endonuclease MUS81 has translation MAAPVRLGRKRPLPVCPNPLFVRWLTEWRDEAASRGRRTQFVFQKALRSLRRYPLPLRSGKEAKILQHFGDGLCRMLDRRLQQHKASAGDHAPYSPSGTKSPVRERPPAEVQDSSIPVPTQLKAGGPGSYWPTRHSGARAVLVQLYREHLNPSGQGFLTKGELLKRCDPKVPRVASGSARPWPALRSLLHRNLVLRTHQPARYSLTPQGLELAQKLADSEGLSLLNVGSGPEEPPGEEPEVPEAASAELGASEGSAQQPPLELGPGEYRVLLCVDVGETKGAGHRPDLLRELQRLHVTHMVRKLHVGDFVWVAQETSPRDPARPAELVLDHIVERKRLDDLCSSIIDGRFREQKFRLKRCGLGRRVYLVEEHGSAHSLSLPESTLLQAVINTQVIDGFFVKRTADIKESAAYLALLTRGLQRLYQGHTLRSRPWGTSGDPESKAGPSPNPLCSLLTFSDFNTGAMKNKAQSVRDVFARQLMQVRGVSGEKAAALVARYSTPASLLAAYDACATPKEQEMLLSTIKCGPLQRNLGPVLSRTLSQLYCSYGPLT, from the exons ATGGCAGCGCCCGTCCGGCTGGGCCGGAAACGCCCGCTGCCTGTTTGCCCCAACCCTCTCTTCGTACGCTGGCTAACCGAGTGGCGGGACGAGGCAGCCAGCAGAGGGCGCCGCACGCAATTTGTGTTTCAGAAG GCGCTGCGCTCCCTCCGGCGGTATCCACTGCCCCTGCGCAGCGGCAAGGAAGCTAAGATCCTCCAGCACTTCGGAGACGGGCTTTGCCGTATGTTGGACCGGCGACTGCAGCAGCACAAAGCATCAGCTG GTGACCATGCCCCGTATTCACCGTCCGGAACCAAGAGCCCAGTCCGGGAAAGGCCACCTGCTGAAGTCCAGGACTCTTCCATACCA GTCCCAACCCAGCTTAAagcaggagggcctggcagctATTGGCCAACTCGGCACTCGGGAGCACGTGCAGTCCTGGTGCAGCTGTACAGGGAGCACCTG AATCCTAGCGGCCAGGGCTTCCTCACCAAGGGGGAGCTGTTGAAGAGGTGTGACCCAAAGGTTCCCAGG GTGGCCTCTGGAAGTGCTCGCCCCTGGCCAGCCCTCCGTTCCCTCCTCCACAGGAACCTGGTCCTCAGGACACACCAGCCAGCTAG GTACTCACTGACCCCGCAGGGTCTGGAGCTGGCCCAGAAGCTGGCTGACTCAGAGGGCCTGAGCTTGCTGAATGTGGGCAGCGGGCCGGAGGAGCCCCCTGGGGAGGAGCCTGAAGTGCCAGAAGCGGCTTCCGCTGAGCT TGGTGCCAGTGAAGGGAGCGCCCAACAGCCCCCGCTGGAGCTGGGGCCTGGAGAGTACAGGGTGTTGTTGTGTGTGGACGTCGGCGAGACCAAGGG GGCGGGCCATAGGCCAGACCTGCTCCGAGAGCTGCAGCGGCTGCACGTGACACACATGGTACGCAAGCTGCACGTTGGGGACTTCGTGTGGGTAGCCCAAGAGACCAGTCCCAGAGACCCAG CACGACCTGCAGAGCTAGTCCTGGACCACATCGTGGAGCGAAAGCGGCTGGATGACCTGTGCAGCAGCATCATCGATGGCCGCTTCCGGGAGCAGAAG TTCCGGCTGAAGCGCTGTGGCCTGGGGCGCCGAGTGTACCTGGTGGAGGAGCACGGTTCGGCACACAGCCTCAGCCTCCCTGAGAGCACACTGCTGCAGGCTGTCATCAACACCCAG GTCATCGACGGCTTCTTTGTGAAGCGCACAGCGGACATTAAGGAGTCGGCTGCCTACCTGGCCCTGTTGACACGGGGCCTGCAGAGGCTCTACCAG GGTCACACCCTCCGCAGCCGCCCCTGGGGCACCTCTGGGGACCCTGAATCAAAGGCCGGGCCCTCCCCAAACCCGCTCTGTTCGCTCCTCACCTTCAGCGACTTCAACACGGGAGCCATGAAGAACAAG GCCCAGTCTGTGCGGGATGTGTTTGCCAGGCAGCTCATGCAGGTGCGCGGGGTGAGCGGGGAGAAGGCAGCAGCCCTGGTGGCCCGGTACAGCACCCCTGCCAG